From Pontibacter actiniarum, a single genomic window includes:
- a CDS encoding CBS domain-containing protein has product MGTVRHILQKKGNSVFAVAPTSTVYSALELMVERDVGSLLVTEDGRFAGIFTERDYARKVILKGKSSRETLIRDIMSEHPVTVTQDTTVEACMSLMTRRYIRHLPVVEEDRLVGLVSIGDIVKYIIEEQKFIIENLEHYITGH; this is encoded by the coding sequence ATGGGAACAGTCAGGCACATTCTGCAGAAAAAAGGGAACAGCGTGTTCGCAGTCGCCCCCACCTCCACTGTGTACAGCGCCCTGGAACTGATGGTAGAACGGGACGTTGGCTCTCTATTGGTGACGGAAGATGGCCGTTTCGCCGGTATTTTTACGGAACGGGACTACGCCCGGAAAGTGATACTGAAAGGGAAATCGTCCAGAGAGACCCTTATCCGCGACATCATGAGCGAGCACCCCGTCACCGTAACACAGGACACAACGGTTGAAGCCTGTATGTCGCTTATGACCAGGCGCTACATCCGCCACCTGCCTGTGGTGGAAGAAGACCGGCTGGTAGGCTTAGTCTCTATAGGAGACATCGTGAAGTACATTATCGAGGAACAGAAGTTCATCATCGAGAACCTGGAGCACTATATTACGGGCCACTGA